Proteins encoded within one genomic window of Dyadobacter chenhuakuii:
- a CDS encoding AraC family transcriptional regulator, which produces MLRVPSDISSQEFESLKIQDMTFVAYRNEVYPSKYDVFFEEHAVIVVLEGEKKFTSPTQEVRVEKGDILFVQRGFYLMSESINEAYKSLVFFFDEKLLKEFVSLHPELFNPSKAMAVLENPILLLKSDENFEKFIQSVFPYFRSRTELKNHFLRLKFQELLLHLLELDNSKQLRAILYSLYKGEKADLSFLMNSYYLKPLTLNELARLSGRSLSAFKRDFQDEFNTSPALWLKNKRIDYADFLLRNSTKNVSEISTEIGYESVSHFIKTYKEKFGRTPKKQA; this is translated from the coding sequence ATGCTCCGCGTCCCTTCCGATATCAGCTCCCAGGAATTTGAATCTTTAAAGATTCAGGATATGACTTTTGTTGCCTATCGCAACGAAGTATATCCTTCTAAATATGATGTGTTTTTTGAAGAACATGCGGTGATTGTGGTTTTGGAGGGAGAGAAGAAATTTACAAGCCCTACGCAGGAAGTGCGTGTTGAGAAAGGCGACATTCTGTTTGTTCAGCGTGGTTTCTACCTGATGTCCGAGTCGATTAATGAGGCTTATAAGAGTTTGGTTTTCTTTTTTGATGAAAAGCTTTTAAAGGAATTTGTCAGCCTGCATCCTGAGCTTTTTAATCCTTCCAAAGCAATGGCAGTGCTGGAAAACCCGATTTTGCTTTTAAAGTCAGACGAGAATTTTGAGAAGTTCATCCAATCGGTTTTCCCTTATTTCCGATCACGTACTGAATTGAAAAATCATTTTCTCAGACTAAAATTTCAGGAATTACTGTTGCATTTGCTGGAATTGGACAATTCAAAACAACTCCGCGCCATTCTTTACAGCCTGTACAAAGGAGAAAAAGCCGATTTGTCGTTTCTGATGAACAGTTATTATCTCAAACCACTCACACTAAACGAACTAGCACGCCTCTCCGGACGCAGCTTGTCCGCATTCAAAAGAGATTTCCAAGACGAATTCAACACCTCCCCAGCGCTTTGGCTTAAAAACAAAAGGATCGATTACGCCGATTTTCTGCTTAGGAACAGCACTAAAAATGTTTCGGAAATCAGCACAGAGATCGGCTACGAAAGCGTTTCCCATTTTATAAAGACTTATAAGGAGAAGTTCGGTAGGACGCCGAAGAAGCAGGCGTAA
- a CDS encoding nucleotidyltransferase family protein: MTTQTVLDKLNKSKGYFFNKYPLKSMALFGSYARNDANESSDVDILVEFSAPVGFEFIDLAIELEDILQTKVDLVSKKGLKAPLLPFIEKSLIYV, translated from the coding sequence ATGACTACACAGACCGTATTAGATAAATTGAACAAATCGAAAGGCTATTTTTTCAACAAATATCCTTTAAAATCAATGGCACTTTTCGGCTCCTATGCCCGAAATGACGCCAATGAAAGCAGTGATGTAGACATTCTTGTCGAATTCTCGGCTCCTGTCGGTTTTGAATTCATCGATCTTGCTATTGAACTGGAAGATATTCTTCAAACGAAGGTTGACCTCGTGAGTAAAAAAGGTTTGAAAGCCCCATTATTGCCTTTTATTGAAAAAAGCTTAATTTATGTCTGA
- a CDS encoding HepT-like ribonuclease domain-containing protein has protein sequence MSERAPSILFLDMLDSVETVLEYTLGMGFDDFLADRKTRDAVIRNIQILGEAANRVPKDIREQYPEIEWMRIIRSRHILVHDYAGIDYEIVWRIIEIHLPPLKDALLNLTAGR, from the coding sequence ATGTCTGAGCGGGCACCTTCCATATTATTTCTGGATATGCTGGATTCCGTTGAAACGGTTCTGGAATATACATTGGGAATGGGCTTCGATGATTTCCTGGCAGATCGGAAAACGCGGGATGCGGTGATTAGGAACATTCAAATCTTGGGTGAGGCTGCTAATCGCGTTCCAAAAGACATTCGTGAGCAATATCCGGAAATTGAATGGATGCGGATCATTAGATCAAGACATATTTTGGTGCACGATTATGCCGGAATTGATTATGAAATCGTCTGGCGCATCATAGAAATCCATTTGCCTCCTTTAAAAGATGCGCTGCTTAATTTGACCGCCGGGCGCTAA
- the leuC gene encoding 3-isopropylmalate dehydratase large subunit encodes MSNQASTLFDKVWDAHVVRKIEDGPDVFFIDRHFIHEVTSPVAFLGLESRNIGVMYPERTFATADHNTPTINQHLPVQDALSANQLKALETNSLKYGISHWGLGHARNGIVHVVGPENGITLPGMTIVCGDSHTSTHGAFGAIAFGIGTSEVEMVLSSQCIMQPKPKKMRVNVNGTLGKGVTPKDVTLYVISKLTTAGATGYFVEYAGDVFRNMSMEGRMTVCNMSIEMGARGGMIAPDETTFAYIDGRDQAPKGEKWDEALAYWKTLKTDEGAVFDKEYTFDAADIEPMITYGTNPGMGQGISRNIPTSEQVEGGKSTYDKSLAYMGFHENESMLGKKIDYVFIGSCTNGRIEDFRAFASIVKGRKKADNVTAWVVPGSHIVEAQIKEEGILDILTEAGFELRQPGCSACLAMNDDKIPAGKYAVSTSNRNFEGRQGPGARTLLASPLVAAAAAVTGVVTDPRDLL; translated from the coding sequence ATGAGTAATCAAGCAAGTACCCTTTTCGACAAGGTGTGGGACGCACACGTTGTACGCAAAATTGAAGATGGTCCGGATGTGTTCTTTATCGACCGTCATTTCATCCACGAAGTAACCAGTCCGGTTGCATTCCTGGGTCTGGAAAGCAGAAATATTGGTGTAATGTATCCTGAAAGAACATTCGCGACTGCCGACCACAACACGCCGACAATCAATCAACACCTTCCAGTTCAGGATGCGCTTTCTGCGAATCAATTGAAAGCGCTGGAAACCAACTCATTAAAGTACGGAATTTCACACTGGGGCCTTGGCCATGCCAGGAACGGAATTGTGCACGTAGTAGGCCCAGAAAATGGAATTACACTTCCCGGCATGACGATCGTTTGCGGGGATTCACATACATCTACACACGGTGCTTTTGGCGCAATTGCCTTTGGCATAGGCACTTCTGAGGTGGAAATGGTGCTTTCTTCGCAATGCATCATGCAGCCTAAGCCTAAGAAAATGCGTGTCAATGTCAACGGAACATTGGGAAAGGGAGTAACGCCGAAAGACGTGACGCTTTATGTTATTTCCAAACTGACAACAGCCGGCGCAACGGGTTATTTTGTTGAATATGCGGGTGACGTTTTCAGAAATATGAGCATGGAGGGCCGTATGACGGTTTGTAACATGAGCATTGAAATGGGCGCACGCGGTGGCATGATCGCGCCGGACGAAACCACATTTGCATACATTGATGGTCGCGACCAGGCTCCAAAAGGAGAGAAGTGGGACGAGGCGCTTGCTTACTGGAAGACATTGAAAACAGACGAAGGCGCTGTTTTTGACAAAGAATATACTTTCGATGCAGCGGACATCGAACCGATGATCACTTACGGAACGAATCCGGGAATGGGTCAGGGAATATCCAGGAATATCCCTACTTCGGAACAAGTCGAAGGCGGAAAGTCTACATACGATAAGTCATTGGCTTACATGGGTTTCCATGAAAATGAATCTATGCTGGGCAAGAAAATAGACTATGTTTTCATCGGAAGCTGCACCAATGGCCGCATTGAAGATTTCCGTGCATTTGCTTCGATTGTAAAAGGTCGCAAAAAGGCTGATAATGTGACGGCTTGGGTTGTTCCAGGTTCACACATTGTGGAGGCGCAGATTAAAGAAGAAGGGATTTTGGACATTCTTACGGAAGCCGGATTTGAGCTTCGTCAGCCAGGATGCTCAGCTTGTCTGGCGATGAATGATGACAAAATTCCAGCCGGAAAATATGCTGTCAGCACGTCAAACCGCAATTTCGAAGGTCGCCAAGGCCCGGGCGCGAGAACGCTTCTGGCTAGTCCGTTGGTGGCTGCGGCTGCGGCAGTGACCGGCGTTGTTACAGACCCACGTGATCTTCTTTAA
- the leuD gene encoding 3-isopropylmalate dehydratase small subunit: MAYDKFTVLKSTAVPLPIENVDTDQIIPARFLKATKREGFGDNLFRDWRYNGDDTPKTDFVLNNPIYKGKILVGGHNFGSGSSREHAAWAIYDYGFRCVVSSFFADIFKGNSLNIGILPVQVSPEFLDKIFQAIEADPNAEFEVNLDAQTITIVGSGESESFDINGYKKHNMMNGFDDIDYLQAMKGEIKEFEAERIY, translated from the coding sequence ATGGCTTACGATAAATTCACAGTTTTAAAAAGCACGGCAGTTCCTTTGCCGATAGAAAACGTTGATACAGACCAGATTATCCCTGCGCGTTTTCTGAAAGCAACCAAGCGCGAAGGATTCGGTGACAACCTTTTCCGTGACTGGCGCTACAATGGCGATGATACGCCGAAGACGGATTTTGTATTAAACAATCCGATTTACAAAGGAAAAATCCTGGTAGGCGGTCACAATTTCGGAAGCGGATCGAGCCGGGAGCATGCTGCCTGGGCGATCTATGATTATGGTTTCCGTTGCGTGGTTTCCAGTTTTTTTGCGGATATTTTTAAAGGTAACTCATTGAATATCGGCATTTTGCCGGTTCAGGTTAGTCCTGAATTTCTGGATAAAATATTCCAGGCCATTGAGGCCGATCCGAATGCGGAATTCGAGGTGAACCTTGATGCGCAGACGATCACGATCGTAGGCTCCGGCGAATCTGAATCTTTCGACATCAATGGTTATAAAAAACATAACATGATGAATGGCTTCGACGATATTGATTATCTGCAAGCTATGAAAGGCGAGATCAAGGAGTTTGAAGCAGAAAGAATCTATTAA